A single region of the Amphiprion ocellaris isolate individual 3 ecotype Okinawa chromosome 4, ASM2253959v1, whole genome shotgun sequence genome encodes:
- the exosc1 gene encoding exosome complex component CSL4: MSPMKLCVPGDKLCSVEDCIPGTGVYLRHGYIYSSLAGYVLRKNEGEELPVISVVRETETQLLPDVGAIVTCKVTSINPRFAKVHILYVGSTPLKDRFRGTIRKEDVRATEKDKVETYKSFRPGDIVLAKVISLGDVQSNYLLTTAENELGVVVAHSESGAQMVPISWCEMQCPRTHVKEFRKVARVQPEYLQA, encoded by the exons ATGTCGCCCATGAAGCTGTGTGTTCCAG GTGACAAGCTATGCAGTGTAGAAGACTGTATTCCTGGCACAGGAGTATATCTGCGACACGGCTACATATACTCCTCGCTAGCAGGCTACGTGCTCAGGAAAAACGAGGGAGAGGAG ttACCAGTGATCTCAGTTGTGAGGGAAACAGAAACGCAACTACTGCCAGATGTAGGGGCAATTGTCACCTGTAAG GTGACCAGCATCAACCCCAGGTTCGCCAAAGTCCACATCCTTTACGTAGGTTCCACACCGCTGAAGGACCGCTTCAGAGGGACCATCAG AAAAGAAGATGTGCGTGCAACAGAGAAAGACAAG GTGGAGACGTACAAAAGCTTCAGACCTGGTGACATCGTCTTGGCAAAAGTT ATTTCTCTTGGCGACGTTCAGTCTAACTACCTGTTGACAACAGCAGAGAATGAACTGGGAGTGGTGGTGGCACACAGTGAATCAG GTGCCCAGATGGTTCCCATCAGCTGGTGTGAGATGCAGTGCCCGCGAACACATGTAAAAGAGTTCCGCAAAGTGGCACGAGTGCAGCCTGAGTATCTACAAGCatga